AGAGAATTCATTTTGTGCAGaatcgtgatttttttttgtggttttgcCCTCATTCATTTCCCCAAATGTTTACCCTCCGGTCTTCCTCTTACCAATGGATTGCGGTGGTAGTGGGTGGTAGTGGGTAGTGGGTGGTAGTGGGTGGGGCACAGTCGCGGGTGTGGGATAACGTTAGACGACGGTGATGGCGGCTTGTCGTAGCATACATTCTGTTACATTATCCGTTACATTATAAAATAATGTACGAATATAGGATCAACTAATTTACGCCCTCCTCTTGTCCGAAAAGGATGACTACGCCCCTTAGAATTAAAATTGTACCCAGGAAGGTGTTACATCGAGCGCCTTCGATGACAGaatgaaataatgaatatttttgAAATGACTCACACTGTGACATGTATTTGATATTCATTTGTATGTAGTGGATTTAATTAATGTTTACCCTTCtgtctctctctatctctctgtgAATATTACGTCTATGTATATTGTGCGTGAAGGAATGTACCTATAGCAGTTTGTACTTCATTGTATACCGATGAGAGCTCGGCAGTCACTATCCATCAACATCGAGTATGTAGAATAACCTATCCTATAAATAAAGCCATTACGTCATATCCTATAACACTGGCTTCGGCGGAGTAACATGGACAGACCTGTGAACATATAGCAGTGATCAGCCAAAAGTGAATGACAACGGAAGTGGGGTAAGGGAAGCAGTAAAGTTAGGAATGATCCAATTGAAAATAAggaaatattgaagaaaacaaGATGAACGCATTCACGGCCCACGATTTTTCgttgaaaattggaaaattaattagggaaaattttgttttggaaaaaGCACCCTCACCAATACATGTGATTTATGTACTTATTACGAGACTTCACTGCAAGTGAAGATGCACCCCTAACAAGGTGGAACCCTGTACGAAGCTCCTAAACTGTATAACCGATAATTAACCGAGATCATTTTGTGCTGTGCCTGTCTATTCTCTTTCAATGGACTTCTGATACCTTACACTTAAAGTACCATCGTCATGATCACACGCTTTGCAGTCTCGATGTatggggactggggttgagagtggatcaactTAAACAATTGTTGTACAACGTCATAATGTAACGTAATATTCGCTACCACGGCCCACGGTACATGTAATTTCTTGCTAAATATCCGCGCTTGGCGTATAGGCATGAGTACGGAGTATAATGGGAGGGCAAGATAATATGTATCAAACTAGCGTTTCTTGTTTGTAATTCATTCACTGTATATAAAAACTCAATCGCGTGCCGACAAGTTTAACTACCCTACATTTATCTAACTTATTACTAGGCCTAACTTTTGCGAAACGTCAGTTCCCCAAGCTACAAATGGACAGTGAATTTTCAAACACCCAAGTGTAAATGTTTTGTAGAAGTATAAATGCCTAATTCGATTCATTCGGAGTAGAGTCATTGCTTGGCATCACTTTATCAGATTGAAGACAACTGTTCCACATTTGCAGCTCTATTAACGTACGTCACAGTTGGATTATATTTTTACAAACTGTCACCCTCACATGTTGAACTCAGCAGGATTATATACCTTCTTtactttaattaataaaatgcGAAAGTTATGTGAACGAAGTTTGTTATCCTGAAATGTAGCACACATGTTTGGTATTCTCATGCATCATATTGAGTACTCGTATCGTATTGAGTACTCGTATTGAACACACATGTATAGCACTCTGCATGCATCGTGTTGAGTAACAGAGTTTGTTTTATACCAAGTACTATGCAGATCtatatttacattaatttaaacGTATATATGAAATTCAAGGAATTCTGTAGGTCACGATTATATTCCATGCCGGGATCATGCGCAAATCGACAAACCCTTGTCCCTCCTTGACCTACTCTATAGAGAGTGTGAATATTGAAATGAATTACCAATGTATATACTACAAACACACAGGAACATTTCCTCTGTCCAGGGGTTACGAGAGACCAATTTCCCTGGCCCGGAGCTTTAGGGCTCGATCCAAGCTCGCCTCAGGGCCCCATTAAATCCTCATGGGCCCCAAGTTAACGGTTACGCATCTGCCCAACGCTTTTAAACACGAGCTGCACCTCTCCTCCCGTGTAAAAGTTATTTTACTGAACTGCATGACCACACACGTACCCATTGACTTAGAGTCCCTTTGTACTCCGCCTCTATCAAGAGCGACACCGAATACGTAACGCGTAAGAACGCATTTTGGTTTTTTGTAAGGATATTTCTAACACAAATCATTTTCAcctatattttcatttgttgtgtttttgtactAAGTTCACAAGCAAGATATAGATCAATTACAAAACGTAGCGAAGTGGCAACCGCAAGCGCTTACATCCCTTCAATGggtaaaactgaaagaaaacattttgaacGTAgcctatttattattttgtccAAGATCATTATCTTGGTGTGTAGGCTATAATATCTGTCAGGTTTAACTTTTGTAAAGGGAACagacattttcaaaatgtttaagaTATGATTATAGGGCCAATTCAGCGTGCGTACATAATTATAAAGTTCATACTAATCATTTTCAAGACGTATACCAGAGCTAGCTACTGTTCACAGGCATGATGTAGCAGCCTATTGTTGTTTCTGTCATGTTAATACTTGCCTAAGCTTTTTTCTAGATTTATGcctttaaaaaatttaaacaatgtTAGAAGGAGGATGTGCAGCCTTGTCCTTAAATATGGTCGTGTAGGCTAAGCAGCATTTCCCCCCAGAAGTAACTCTATCGTTTTACATTGGCAATGAGGCCACTTATAGGTACCGTATCCTACCACGGTATACCAACAGAGTAACTATACAACCTATACCGCTGTCTAGACGGCAGTGTTGTTCATCATAACATACGGAGGTACATGCAAAGGGTAATAATAACATGAAGACGGTCACCGACTCGGATGTGTTATTTTTGATGCACTGCGTTACAGATGTATGCCTATAGTCTGCAAAGTCTCAAAGGGTATAGTGCATATGATACTATTATAATGTTGCAccaatgaaaaacataaaactcATTGAAAAATTTATCAGGTCGTGATTCACGCATTCCAGAAATTAACTATCATACATGTTTCCTATACATGTCGTTAAGATACGAATAATGAGGTTCAAGTTATCATATATATGAATAGAAGCGGCGGATCGATCTTCATAGTATGGTAACGTTGGTTTCAGTTACACAATGTTAACCATAACGTAGACAAGGAGAGATTGCTTAACGCAGGCCCTATATACAGTTGTACAACTTTATGTTTGTAATTTAAGTAGGCTATCTTTTTGTTAGGTAAAGGCTAAATTGGTCTTGTTTGGTGGATTGATATAAGAAATACTTTgcagacattttttttctttatgatatgaatattatgTAGCGAAATTCTTAAACATGTAAAAAATCAGTAACAGTGTGTAGTGAATAgcaatttaattgtttttttttaaattatattcacTACATGCCTATATGGTATGCTTTTCAACGATAAAACTGCATACGTTTGAGCAACACCTTTATAATTAAGAAAACAgcaggagagagagagagaggggattGCAAGAGCAGCTGCTTTGGTCTATAAGAAGTAGAAGTTTATAAGATTTTAAGTGCGCATGCGTGGTGGCATTAAGTGCATGGAGGAATATACAGGTAATTAAAGGTTAATGGTATTACTATGGGGGCCGTCGGTGTGTTATATGTTCCTATGAGTGATTGACGTGTACACTCATATCAGAACTCTTTGAAACGAAATATAAAgtgataaaaatatgaaaagaatatgaaaagaaaatataatctCGATTTGGAAACTAAATTATATTTAagaatttctttctcttttatcAAATTGCAACAGCATTCAAAATGAagcaaacataaaaataaaataaaaacaggtAGCACGATTCATGCAAAAAAATTTCCATGAAATTACTATCAAGCATGATGTTATTTGAAGTTTTTATGAATTCAGGGATGCCTGTATGcagaaattaaataaataaataacttcgCTATGCCTTAAAGTTTTCGTTTAAATATAACTATTTCTTCATATTCAACATTTCATTAGAAAGGATGTTCATAAACGTAACAAAAGTGTAAGGAAATTTACTGTAAAATTTATTTGTCTTTTGGAAATTTAGTTACAGCTAATTTTTGTTATGATACTTTGAGGATAATACTAACCCACAGGAAGATATAAGGGACATAAAAATTGATATGGTTTTACAATGATCATTGCAGTATTTAGAATGACGCAAGTAACCATCAAGGCAAATGAAACACATCAAGGATAAACTTATACTTATACAATTTAATTTGAAGACTTTCAAAATATACAGACTGGTAAATCTTAAACAACCCCAAAAATAGTcataataatttttaaaaaatggagGAAACCCATACTTCAAGATTTCAATAAGCGATATACCGGTAGTGGTTTTTCttgtaattaacatattttatcaAATCTAAGTTTGAACAGTATGTCGGAGGAAGAAATTCAGTATAATAGACGAcgacaacaataataataaacagacACAAAATTCAAACActttatgaaatataaaaaacgACACTAGTTCTGTGCCACTAGAAATCTTAACCAGTTTAATGATACTTTTAAAGACATCCGCGAAAATGCAGGGGTGTGAATTTGGAAGGGGAATATGGGGAGGAAGGGGTtggatgggggagggtggggggggactACTACCCAAACCAAACCAAcagatttttaaatttttcaaataAGGGATACTAATTAAAAGCGACGGACAAAGACCGTCCATCTTGAAGAAATCCCTTACAATGGGCCTCTAGGGCTACTGAAAATCAGAGGCGGTTATCTCAAATAAATATTGACATCTGAAGAACAGGTTTGTCGGTCATCCTATAGGcgtatatattacaaaaataaatttgctTCTAATAAAAGACATACCTTCTACTAACAGAACGACTGTTTAATAAGTCTATGCTATTAGCACGATGAAATTCTTAATATCCTTCTGCTTCCAAACTTACGGCATTAATACCCACGCACTAATTACATTCATTGCGTGACGTAATAAAAACAACATGGAATTTAGTAACACAACGGTAATGTTTCAAATGCCAATATACCCCCAAAATATTATTCCTTATATCTATATGCCTATACACAAGATCAATTGTTCATTGATAGCGTATACAGAGAAAATCTAGAGCGACGTTCCAGTTATAAGTTAAATACTTAACTTTGCTGTCGTACCCCGACGAGGCAACCCGCTGGGCGTGAAATTCCTAGAATGTGTttttagaaattaatcaatCATCAGAGATGTGGATTAAATTAAGGGAGGTCAGCTACAAGTCTTATTAGAGACAAAGGTGTTATGTACGGTAGACTATATGTACAATTATTATTGATAAACTCAGGCctgaaaattgtttgttttttcttctaacGTAAACAAACTCATGAATTATCACTCAACATAATATCAATTTCTCTGTCAATACTACTTTTAGCAAAATACTTGGCACGTGTTTGTTCGAGTGAAAGTTTTATAGGAGAAAATTTTGGAAACGACATTATATTGATAGGGCCTATGTGATATTTGTTATTGGTTTGTCTAACAAGAGAcgttaatataatatttaagtgTTTTACCAAATTTCTATTTCTATATGAAGTTCAACGAATAGGTTAACCAAAGAatagtggaaaaaaaaacaacttctgagacacattttttaatgttttaagaAATCTAGTGTACCGTATTTTAAGTATAGTCGGATATCAGTGTTGTAAGGTAAAGGATAAATCTATCATTCAACCAAACTCAATATTTGGCAAACTAGACAGAGGGTTACGTAACATTGGTATAAACTTGTTTTCAATTGCAATGTTTCAAAATTAtgctctttcttcttcttcttctgacaGGCCTAACTCGACGTATCGATGATATTTTATACACAAATGCAAGCATATTCGACAGTTTACGAAATTATTACTGATAAGTAAAATTAACAGTAGCTAATTGAAGTTTGAAATACGAAACCAAAATATAAGGACTCCAATAAGGACTTAGCCTACACTCAAAATCATGACAAGAACATGTCATTCAAATGTGTACACATCATGCATCAAAGTACAGCTTCTCAAATCGTACCAGTTGTCGAGAGGTGAGATAACGTACTCTACAGACCATAGGCCGATATTGCAGCGATTATCATTAAAGCCCATGTAAACATGATGTGCATCCTATGGTGATCAACTTATTGTTCCCTAACGTATAGATAAACCGTTGGTTGTTCATAATGAAACACACACATGCAAACCACATTATGCAGACGCTGCAAGTCATAAAATGACACATATATGATTTGTCAGGGTTCTTTCTGTGTCTCTAGGGTAGCGAAGTATGAGTAAAATATAGTTGTAATATTACACAGACACTCCGTGCACCTATTGGTTGGATTCCATTTTAGTACTTAAAAGACTCGTCCCACATTTGGCGTCTTTCAGTGGGTGACTGTATCCTTATGAGCCATAACATGCAGActgaataaaaagaagaaaaaaagcgTCAGGCTTCAGCTTCCATGATTTGTAAGCACTAAGGAAGCGATGCAGGAAAGCTGAACTCGTGTATCAAAAAGAaatccatatttttttctctctatgcTAGGCTGTTTTCAAAAGCATCAAGATCGCTAATTTAAAGCTAAAAATCAACTTTTGACAATTGAAAGATAACGTTTCTTCTCCTCTTCTAAgtttttccccttcttcttcttcttcttcctcttctttttcttcttcttctaggCAAAGTAGTAATAAAAAATACCGTATGGTATTTGTTCTTCTTTTAATTAAGTGCGTATATACTTTCTCCAAATATTTCCAAATTTTTCTATATAGCGGTCCAAGGGGATGCGTGATAAGATTTTCATCATCATTTCTTGACGGAAGATCTTAAAGATTCTGCATCACTGATTACTTCTTCAACAAATGGACCCTTTGGGGACAGCGAGCCAGCGTCATTAGATTGGGGACGTATTTGAATCGGTATAACTCGTTCCCCGGCGTCGATAAGTTGAAGACGAGGAGCGTCTAGGCTAAGCATACCATCTTCAGATAGGTAAGATCTAACTTGACGTATATCAACATCCTCTGGTAGGGTGTACTGTCTAAAATACTCCCTCTGTACGTATCCCGTCTCTGCGGTGCCCTCTTTGTGTTCCGCTCGAACGGTCAATTTATTATCTTTTACTTTGACCTCGATATCTTCTGGACGATACTGACTAACATCCAAGGTGACCGAGAACTTCTGGTTGTCATACTCTACTCTGCTAGCCTGTCGTTCGCTGTTCGCGATTACCGGCGGACCAGAGTTGATCGGAGGGGATGTTGGCGACGGCTGGACCTGAACGAATGGGGAACTAGCTCCAGAGGTGTTGACGGTGATCTGGGGCGTCGGGCTGGTAGGTGATATGTAGTAGCCTTGGTACAGGGTCGGTTTCACTTCATACCTACGCTCTGTTGAAGTGCGTTTTTGAGTTGTCCTGGTCACCGTGGATGTTTCTGGCGTTGAGCTAGCAATCGATGTGATGCTCTGTCTCTTGACCGGTGTAGACGCTCCTGAAGGCGGGAAAGTAATTTGTGGTACCGGTGGCCCAGATTGGACCGATGGGATGATCTGGACCCCTTGGGTATCAGAGCTGATGCTGTATTCCACCCTTGGGTGTGAGAACGGTATTTTAATCTCGATATTCATCCTTCTTAGATCCAACAAGTCTTCACCAAAGCTAGAAAGAATTCTCTGTTATAGAAATCCACGTTTACaatttaaattgatttatttctttcttccacTCGAAATTTAATCGTAAATCCGGGAAGTATCTGGTAAAGCCACTGAACGACACACTAAAAAATCCACTGTGAACTGAAAAGGCATCAATTCATCGTCAAACAACTCAATTCTAACCACCAGAATCTATGTGgaagtaaaaatatattttcctgGTCGATCTGTTGTTATGTATTTATCCCTGCAGACTCGAAATGATATCACAGTTTAAAGATACAATGAACCTCCAACGCAGAGTAAAATAGAACTACGAAGGCAGCGTCTCCTAGTTTGGTCACCCGCGTGTTCGAGATTCCTAGAGCTAACTCTCTCGACAGAGTTTAGATAGCAAGAGTCGTCCGTCCCTGACGTTTCTTCAACTCAAGTTAAATTCCATTACACTTATCAGTGAAACTATTTCCGCTGCCGCCGCCAAGGTCTCCTTTCGTTGAAGCTAATTACCCGCAGATTGTTACGACAAGGAAGAGTTGCACCTTGATACGAACGTCAAAACCTTCCCCTTGTCGTCTTTCTTCTCTGTTATTTCTAACCATACTTTATAAATGGCATATctgtatttgttgtatgtaAGGTTAATTGAGTTCGTACCGTCTACGGTAGATATTTTTCCCGCCTTTTTTGTTTGGTTATTAGTCTCTTTGTAATAGGGCAGACGATGTCGTTGTTGTGTCAAAATAAGTTCAATGCTTCGCTGATATCATTGGTATAAATATCCGCGCAACCTCTTGTGGTATTTGGGATGCCTGGAGGAAGGAATGAAATGATTCGAACTGGCTTGTAGTAGACAAAACGGTGAGACTTCAAGTCAGTCATCCGCGTATCTTCCTTTGTTTACTAACAGGGACTACAAAGGTATCGAGCAACGGCTTTAATTAATTTCTACGAAGACCGGTAGAAAATAAGAcaacaaagataaaaaagagagaaaaagaacaGGAGAAAAACATACAAATCTCACTAGATCTAGGCCTATACCGTAACCAAACATATACCTTATCTAAGCAATATGCAAGTAAGGTCGACGTGAGATGCTTAAGTAGGTCTTCGGGTTCTAGTAAGCCAATTAGAAGGC
Above is a genomic segment from Apostichopus japonicus isolate 1M-3 chromosome 5, ASM3797524v1, whole genome shotgun sequence containing:
- the LOC139967979 gene encoding uncharacterized protein; amino-acid sequence: MNIEIKIPFSHPRVEYSISSDTQGVQIIPSVQSGPPVPQITFPPSGASTPVKRQSITSIASSTPETSTVTRTTQKRTSTERRYEVKPTLYQGYYISPTSPTPQITVNTSGASSPFVQVQPSPTSPPINSGPPVIANSERQASRVEYDNQKFSVTLDVSQYRPEDIEVKVKDNKLTVRAEHKEGTAETGYVQREYFRQYTLPEDVDIRQVRSYLSEDGMLSLDAPRLQLIDAGERVIPIQIRPQSNDAGSLSPKGPFVEEVISDAESLRSSVKK